In the genome of Chryseobacterium sp. 52, the window CATTCACGAAAAATCTTTTTTTTATTAAAAATTTAAATTAAACACGTCAAGTTTCGTCGCTTCTAATCTATATTTTTGTTTTAAACAATACACATCATGGACAAAGTCACAGAACAAAGAATAGACAAGCTTCATCCTTATGTAAGAGATGAAGTAAAGCAGATTATCAGAGAATGCGACGAAGCTCTAACCGGCAGAGCAAAAATCAGGATTACACAGGGACTAAGGTCTTTCGAGGAGCAGGAAAAGCTGTACGCTATCGGAAGGATCACTTCAGGAAAAAAAGTTACCAATGCCAAAGCCGGACAGAGTATTCATAATTATGGTCTCGCGGTTGATATCTGTCTGATGATCGATGGAAAAACGGCAAGCTGGGATACCGTAAAAGACTGGGATAATGATAAAGTCGCCGACTGGTATGAGTGTGTAAAGATTTTCGCACGCCACGGCTGGGACTGGGGTGGAAACTGGAAGACTTTTAAGGACCTGCCCCACTTTGAAAAAAAGAATATTGAGACTAAAAAAGGACTGTTGAAAACGAGCTGGCGAACGCTATCAAAGATGCCAAGGGATCAGCAAAATTATATTCTGTTTTAATTCCCTTTTATTTGAAAATAATTATAATACGACAAGTTCTGTCGCTTCCCCGCCCTACCTTTGTTTTATAAGAAAATGTTAGTTAACTGAGATCTCAATACTAAAACCGGCATCTGCTTTCAAGGGCAGAAAGTTGGTTTTAGTTGTCTCAGGGCCTTAATTTTATCTTTTAAAAACCAACAAAACATCACATGAAAAAGACAACCATTCTTTCTTTGGACGGGGGCGGAATAAGGGGTATTATTACCTGTATTATTCTCCGCTACATAGAAGAACAGCTTCAGTATCATGATAATCCGGGAGCCAAACTCGGTGATTATTTTGATCTGGTAGCCGGAAGCAGTACAGGAGGACTTATTGCTTCTATTATTCTATGTCCCGATGAGCACCGAAAAGCCAAATATTCTATCCAGAAAGGATTAGAATTATATGCTGAAAAGGGCGGCGACATCTTTCAGGTTTCTTTTTGGGAAAAGCTGGTCAATCCGTTTGGTCTGCTTAATGAAAAAATTTCTCAGGAAGCACTTGAAAAAAATCTGAATGACTTTTTTGGAAAACTGGAACTTAAAGAATTCATAAAACCATGTTTAATAACCAGTTACGATATTGAAAACAGAAGAGCAAAGCTTTTTAATTCCAGGGAAGCCCATCTGAGTACAGATAATTTTTACGTAAAAGATATCTGCAGAGCAACATCAGCAGCACCCACTTATTTCAGTCCGGTGCAGATCAAGTCTATGTACGGGCAGGTCTTCAGCCTGATTGACGGCGGAATGTTTGCTAATAATCCTGCGTTGTGTGCTTATGCGGAAGCAAGAAAAATTCCTTTTGCCGAAGTATTAAAAAGCCATCTGAAAGCCAATCATCCCGGTGTGAATGATATGATTATCGTTTCTATCGGAACGGGTATTGAATCCAGACCTTATTCTTTTAAAAAGCTGCAAAAGTCTGGAAAAATAGGCTGGGTAAATCCAATCATTGATATATTAATGTCTGCCAATGCAGAAACCGTAGATTATCAGCTCTGTCAGATGTTTCAGACGTTGGGACAGAGAAATCAGAAAAATTATTACCGTCTGAATCCGTCATTAAAAAATGCATCTCCGGGGATGGACAATGTGAGAAGATCAAATATTGAAAACCTGATCCAGGCAGGACTGAGCTATATCGATGATAACAGGGAAACACTGAATCAGATTGTACAGAAACTGATCAGAAATAAAATATAAGCTTTTAACCTTATAACTATCCAATATAAGCTTAAAAGATAATATTTAAAAATTATAAAAAGTTTTTTTAACACGTCAAGTTTTGTCGTCTTCCCTCACTACTTTTGGAGTATAAACAAAGACACAAAAAAGCAAACCATAAAATTTTACAAAGCCTTTGAATTCACCATTTATCAATGCTGGACAGCCAGAAATATGTTTAAAACATAACCCCAACATCACAAGACAAAATATGGAAACACCAGATCACAATCCAGATATACTTTTCGATGAAGATCTCTATACTATTGAATGGAGCGACATCGAACATGCAGAGATGGACTATGAGAACTATCTCAACGACATTGAAAACTTTTTCAGGGAAGATTTCACAGATGGTATTCCTGAAGAAAATATCTACTAAATACATTTTATCACGACAAGTTCTGACGCTGTCCGGAATTATCTTTGAAACACCTAATCAAGACACCAGACATCATCCCATAATCATTCAAAATCACCTTTGAATCCATCATTCACAAAATGCCGGACAGCCAGAATTATGTCTGAAAATAACCAAAAAAACAATAAAAAATGAATCACAACATGAAATGCACAAGTGGGCATAAGTTCTACCACTTAAAAAATTAAAACCTTTTTAAGAGCTTCTGTAAAAAGACTCTTAAAACCATAATCTATTTATTAACCCAAAACAAAATCACACTGTTTTTATTATGAAAACAAAACAAGAATTAAGGCTCAAATTCGAGAACGGAGACAAGCCTACACAAGACCATTTCTGGGAATGGCAAGACTCTTACTGGCATAAGGATGAGAAGATAGAAATGTCCAAAATTGCAGGTCTGGAAAACGGATTTCCGCGTTTCAATGACTTTTATGCCGAAGCAGATGAAGCCGGAAACGCTTCACTGGCTCATTTGCAGGTCAGAAGGATCTTTATAAAACCAGGAACATTGCATATTCCCGATATGTTTGCAACCGGAATGGGCATATCCGAATTAACCCTTGCCAGCAGCCTTCTTACAATCGGAACGGATGCTTTCAGCAACAATGCATTAAAAACTTTAACCATTCCGGAAAATGTATCCATCATTAGTGAGCGGGCTTTTTCATCCAATCAGCTGACCTCAGTAATCATCCCTGAAAGCGTCAAAGAAATTAAAGATTCTGCTTTTACTTACAATAAGCTCGGCGGATTATATATTCCCGCGAGTGTCGCAAAGATCGGCCCAAACGCATTCAACTATAATCCTGAAGTATCTACTGTAATGCTGGATAGGTACACCCAGTATTATCCTGATTCTTTTGACCCCAAAACAAGGGTTGTTGGCGGAACTCTGATCAGTGACATGTAAATTAAAGACAATATAATGAAAACAAAACAGGAAATAAAACAATACTTCGAAAACGGAGACATTCCCAATCAGGAAGAGTTCTGGGAATGGCAGGATGCTTACTGGCATAAAGAAGAAAATATTGCCCAGGATAACGTCAGCGGACTGAAAGATGCTTTAAATGCTAAGCTTAGCAGGCCACAGGCAGGAACAGGTTTTTATATTATTGCCCATAACGGGGATATTACCAG includes:
- a CDS encoding leucine-rich repeat domain-containing protein, which produces MKTKQELRLKFENGDKPTQDHFWEWQDSYWHKDEKIEMSKIAGLENGFPRFNDFYAEADEAGNASLAHLQVRRIFIKPGTLHIPDMFATGMGISELTLASSLLTIGTDAFSNNALKTLTIPENVSIISERAFSSNQLTSVIIPESVKEIKDSAFTYNKLGGLYIPASVAKIGPNAFNYNPEVSTVMLDRYTQYYPDSFDPKTRVVGGTLISDM
- a CDS encoding patatin-like phospholipase family protein, coding for MKKTTILSLDGGGIRGIITCIILRYIEEQLQYHDNPGAKLGDYFDLVAGSSTGGLIASIILCPDEHRKAKYSIQKGLELYAEKGGDIFQVSFWEKLVNPFGLLNEKISQEALEKNLNDFFGKLELKEFIKPCLITSYDIENRRAKLFNSREAHLSTDNFYVKDICRATSAAPTYFSPVQIKSMYGQVFSLIDGGMFANNPALCAYAEARKIPFAEVLKSHLKANHPGVNDMIIVSIGTGIESRPYSFKKLQKSGKIGWVNPIIDILMSANAETVDYQLCQMFQTLGQRNQKNYYRLNPSLKNASPGMDNVRRSNIENLIQAGLSYIDDNRETLNQIVQKLIRNKI
- a CDS encoding M15 family metallopeptidase encodes the protein MDKVTEQRIDKLHPYVRDEVKQIIRECDEALTGRAKIRITQGLRSFEEQEKLYAIGRITSGKKVTNAKAGQSIHNYGLAVDICLMIDGKTASWDTVKDWDNDKVADWYECVKIFARHGWDWGGNWKTFKDLPHFEKKNIETKKGLLKTSWRTLSKMPRDQQNYILF